CATTGTCACCCGACATTGAGATAGAGATGGGAGTGGATGAAGGTACActtccttattaaaaaaaatagtatattatacaCTAATGTGGcaaatactattattattatatgcGAGGCCGATAAATCTCTTCGCCACCGTGGTGTATTTGTTCCACTACTAGCTGTGAAGTTAACAATTATTGCGACTCCAACATCTTCAACTTTTGTGGCTTTATCAACCTCATCTTCACCGCTAACAGTTCCACCTAATGATATCAATTACTCTACATAATACGGTTATCAatttactaaccacagctctAACTAACACATCGGGTGCAACAAACgctatatatatatatagacagaaaaaaaaaggataataataattgtatatAGAAGAAATCATAAAACTTTTATGGTAGATAACCAACTTTTAGTTTCGGGCGATAGTTGATGGATTTCATTGAAGCCTCCTTGAAAACTTGTAATTTGGCATTTTTCAACAAGATGTTGAACAGTTTCTTCCACTTGGCCACACTGGCAATGTGGATTTTCTGTAGCCTTCTATTTAAAGAACATTGATTTACATCTAGCTATGACTTACCACAATTGCATTgggaaacaaaaatttgtgttcattgtttaaataaagttcTGTTTTTTCGATAGTCctctaaaataataaaagctcCTGCATTCCGCCATGTTGTAGTTACGAGGTTTCATCACTCATTGgtgaagcgcaaattttaaactaatgGCGATTtgatacaaataaatttatcgtGTTAGGTAATTTCAAGCAGCAAATACGTTAAAGACAATCTCCTGGCTACACAAAATTACGTTGCACAAGTTTTTGTTATACAACTATCCCTggattcacaaaaaatttgtttaaccTAGGTTAACAATAGAAACAATTATTAACCACTTAACCACTAATAGAGGAATTCAACTTCTCAGCTGGCTAGGAGCCACAATAATTGTCAACTTCATAGCTAGTAGtggaaaaacaatattattatttgaaacacTTACTTGTGGCGTATGTACAGCCACAATTTCAGTTTGAGTCGCAATTCCATTGGGATTAATTGAAGTCGTTTGACTAAAAACAGTCATAACTTTGACAATATCTTGCATTGAACTTTGTAATTGTTGAatctgaaataaataaaaatcaaacaaagaACACTTACAAAATAACACGCTTACTTGATTTTGCAAAACAGTACACGTTTTGGCCAACTCTTTTACAACTTCTACATTATCTGTCGATAAATTTGTCATATTGGCAGTACTTGATTGACCACTATTTGGTTGTAAAGCTGACATTTGCTTCCAGAGGGCGCTTATTGCTTCAGTTTGtaacatttgaatttttcgttcACTTTCTAATGCAGCTTTAGTTGTTTCCATATCGTCAGTCAATTGTCTATAATTAGGAAAATAATAACCAGTAACTACAGGAACATTCGCATTTATGCAGCAATATATGAACCTCAAAAATGATGcctatttaaataataacagaacattattattataatcacttttttattatatttaaattttaattatagcaTAATTTTTGCGGTCCAATCAAAGACGGCCGTATAAATACGAATAGTCCTGTATGCAATATGTTTCACTTACTGTATGTATTGATTTGCTCTTTGTGTTTGtaatgttcgaaaaatttCTTGTACTTCCTTGTTTCTGTTTCGGGTAAAGTATCCTCGccacattttttgtataaaaacagCTGCTTGTTCAACTCGGTCTTCGCTgttgcaattatttaaaatttcggcGTCTTTTTGATTCATTATTCGTTTTTCTTCGGCtcttatttgaattttttgcaattttgaaacaaatactTCCGACTCGTCATCACTACTTAGAGACTTTCGCAAAATTGAAGTCTTACTGAAAAGAAATATCGTTTAAGTGGATTGTTTCCCACGGATTCttgctaaattattattattattattttaaaacacttattCTCTTTAATTTGATATctcactttttaatttatgcagaaatatgttttcaatttgttcaattaatctaaaaaaagtttgaatgAACACTACTTTAatgtaaaatacaaaaaatggtTCGGAATATTTTGTTCaatttagcttattttttatattttcagaattgaccattgttttaataaaaacttgacTTATTAAagagtttaaaaaatggctcaatttatgtaaaatgagttattttggcccgattcattaaatttgactgtttaaaaaatttgctttttactGAATTTAATTGATACGGAAGattgcaacaaaaaaacttcaaaaaattgtttattaggAAGATATTAGTTTCTTTGGTACAAACATATATTAggtatttcaaaactataaaaatgccaacattttactaaattatttttttaaataaggttgataaaaatgtaaaaaagttattaatagcTTTGTTGGCGGTAGCAGTTCATCTGAGAGCGTTCGCTGTGAAAAAAATCCCGAACTTTAAGTAATAGTCCGGTGTTTGTGGTAGAGAATCTTTTGTTTCGAATCGGTTCAGAACCTCGGACTCTACGTAGAATTTTCAGTTCTAGACTTGCGTATTTgacgaaagcagttactctcGTATCTCGGAGCTTTTTGAGGTTGGAAATGAGTTTGAATcacaataaagaaataatctttttttactaccggtattaatttaataccttactaaattgaaattatttgtaaaataattaacgttttataatttgaaaaaatggattGTTTTCTATAATTTGTACCTTATGGTGTGAAGGTTTTTCGGATAACTCATTCTTAACTTTtggataatttttgatggcttgttagtttttgaaacatttactGTGTACTTGATAACGATAAATTATCGTTCGCGGTGGACGAAAATCCGTAACTGTTTCTGAACCGCACATGCGCTTTATATAAATCCTGGACTAGTTCAGGATTAGTTCTGAAAATCGTCCGCGAACAAAGCTAATGAATGTATAAGTTGCATTAGCTGTTATTTtcttgaagtgcatgaataatttaaaacagctaattttgagagaaaatgcgacgttggcgtatTAATAgctttgaaacagctaatatgtaACAGGTTCAacttttagtaaaattaatgtttaaaaaatcattaaagttgaaaaaaaaaataaaaataaaatctaaaagcATTTGGTGTCGATACAAAATACTGacgttaaaaataacattattgttACAAGTAAACACTTCTATTAACTTCTTtgcaatttgcaaattttttgaaacagtattttttagaaaaaaattttttgaacgcatgtgctttatttttaaaaccggACCATAAACACACATTCTATACCGCCAGGTGATAAAAACCACctgtatttatttcatttaaacaGAGCACTaaagaaataaacaattaGGAACGATTTTTTCTTGAATACGTTATagaactttttaattttcgaattatttttttagacagcaatttttttaatactacaATGAtcattatatattatattataatattatattataccAAATTAAggttttaatttggttaaatttttgttgtaattttcatatcagaagtattttgtttaaatttttttctcactTACTTGGCATTATTTTCATGATTCATTGCTTTCCTTGCTCTAGCAGGCGAAGGTGAACTGCTCTTTCCTCCATCATTAGCTTGTGGTTTATTcttgttttgtaaatttcgACCAAGTTTAGGTGATCGCACAGCttgaggtaattttttattattgactGAAGTTAAGACAGTTTTACCAAGAATTGGAGCTGGACGGTAATCTGGACTCATTAGAGATTCTGGTACTGGAACCATCTTTGAAAGAGCTTGAAGGGGACTATTAACAGGCTCATCATCTAttcaaccaataaaaaaaattgtcaaatattgtaataaaaaacgttAGTAAGAACTACCTAAACGTTTTTCGCTTGGTGTTTTTGACGGAGTAACACTTTGCCTTAAAATTGTTGGATCTAAACTTTGACTCATAATATTTGAATTTTCCATAACGTTTGCATTTCCATAACAGCTTGAAGACATGCGATCTGGTGATTTTAACTTAGCAGTAGCTCGAGCAGCTGAAAcgaattcataaaaaaaaatttgaatgaaaCTTGTTTTGAAACTGTGTTTTGGAAcacataattcaaaaaaaaaaactaacaataaaTAGTTTTCCATACCTTCCCACATATTATCGTTAATTCTAACTTCaccaaagaaatttttaaattttcaatttaattttttcgttttttcaaaattgggggaacaaaaaaatacttacaaTTTAACCTTGGCGAATGTTTCGCTCCATGCAACTTTTTCCTTGTCAGAGGTGAAGGATTTGAAGATCCTAAAAtcataaatcaaaaaacatgTCAATTTAATGTAAATACAACAAAATCACACCAGTAGATTGTTCCCTTAATTGTTGTTGGTGATGTTGTGCTTTACTCAAAATTAAACGTAGTTTTCGATCCTCTTCTGTTTCAAGAGCTTCACCAGTGAGTGGACAAACGCTTGCTAAATACTGAACAAGATCTTTTTGATCGCCAACTCGAAAATGACGACCCCTACCTTGTGAATACAACCACTCAGctcttaaactaaaaataaaataactatgtGTCAGAAAACAATTGACTATAATAATTTTCGTTGTCAATTTgctgtatttaaataattaaacaactaagagccggtttacagaagattttaattgcaattaaattttaatcgcgattaacttgacatttgtcaatgcatttcaaatggcaacttaattcgaattagtttaattttgaattaaatcttaatttcgctttctgtaaaccggcactaaatatttaaaagctaaaaacaaatttactgcaaaagttttattgaaaatgaaaatttgaaaactttagCAAAAACTGTCAATTACTATGAAATGAAAATTCGAAAACTctagaaaaaaactgtcaattattataattacatttatttttactggagtaaaacaaaaacttttttacacaaaaaatctaaatttactCCTAATTTACTCCAAAAAAGGGAAAggttatttcgaaaaaagcaAAGCAACTATCCACAAAATTTCGCCTAAAATAGTgttgtttatgcaaatttaaagTGTTTAAAGACGTTTTTAAAGTGAAAAGAACGTTTCTATACATTTGATCAAAGTTGATgatatacagagtgtatcagaaatatgtGTGTTAATTTCACCACGTAacaaaactcatcaaatacaacttttctatataacattttgcaaaattcttatttataattttcactgtttttctcctttcttttgtgaaAACGAGTCGGttagtgtttaataattagtttgtattcatagcaacaatttttattgttgttttaaattgtacaaattgtccgtttctataacaaaaatatagatcggttcttttatttttgtacaacATTGGCCCGAATTCTTATCTCATCATTAAGGATGTGATTAGCTAAATACGCTATTAAACTAAACATAAAACGATATAGATTTATGTAAATCTAATGTTGTAGAAAGAGATGCAAACGTTGCCATGGAAGTTAGAGacgttattaaatttaataatgggATAAGAATTCGGGCTATTATGTTCTCTTTTcgaaattttaagtaaatttgcgattttttattgaaaaattacaaatagaaaagatgttttatttattgagctctgttacctcttaaaattaagacaagtatttctgatacaccctgtacataTTAGCTTTTTGATGCTCTTTTAAGATCCTCTTAAAGTATTccaaaaaaacttcaaaaattgatcaaaattCCCAAAAATTTTCCTTCACTATATTAGTGGATATCAATATTATTTTAGCTTGTTttgttcatttattttgtaaggTCTTCTTAAAATAAgctcaaaaatcacaaaaataaatcaaaactcCGAAAAATTTCTCTAGAATTGACAAATGTCATTACATTAGGTCAAAATCAATGttaatttatattgttttgcttatttattttttccacgacactaattgaaatttgacaattttaaaaaccatttgtttttttgtcccAAGACAAATGGGCCCGGCAACGGCGTCCATTCCAGATGCCGGCACCGGTGTTATTAGCTTAAAATGCTTTTTAAACGACTCTctaaaatacttatttatttcaggAATTAGGTATTATTCTTATTGCTAGTTCAACTATGTAGGTGGTATACCTAAAGCATTCTTTTGAtgaaagttaaattatttttgcttttttgtatcattttttaaagctGCTCTGCGTGTATGTACATACAGCGTGTTCGATAAATGGACCGCCATCGCTTCACTGCAAACTCACACGAGTCAGAAAAGTATTATTCtgcatttacatttttctttttatcatGCTGCGAAAAACTAGAGAAACTTTAAAAACGGCCAATCAGGGAACACGTTTTATTATCACTCTTTTTGATGTATCATCAAGTAGTCCATTTgcacaaaaagaaaaaactgtcACATCTGACAATAACTTTCAATTATTATTCAGTGACGTCCAATTATGTAATAATTTCGGTATCAAAAGGAATTTGTGATTAAATAAACTTCAAGTACAAGCTACTTAAATTTGTATAAGAAATGCTCAATTGCTCAATCAGGTGACCATCTTGCTGTATATTCACAAACGGACTCGTCTTAGCAATGACGTTCTAACATTTTCGTACAGATCACAATTATTTCATCGGCAAAGAATAGGACCAACAGCTTTCATTTCAATGAGCTTGTCCCAGACGATAGCATTAAATGCTGCAAATCTACCCCTAACTACAGTCattggtcaaaattttagaattttcaaattttcggaTGCGACGAACAAGATTAGCAAATACACAGCAACAAGGAATATGGCGATCTGGAAATCTTGCTTCGTACAAACTAATTGCAGTTCTAGCTTTTTGAAAATGCAAATCTTCTATTTTCCCAACTTTAATGTCTAAAACAAACCAAACAAACGAACACCACTGTAATCAATTAATGAAACTTGTCACATTGACAGTAGCTATCACTTTTTTTCTCAGAGCACTCGGATTACTGATTTCAACCACTTTGTCTTTTTGGACAAATTTGAAAGACTATTGTTCGAAGAAGCAAGATGGGAAAAATTGAACACTTGCTTTTGAATCCTGGTGGTTACCTTTACCACTTCTCAAGTGATGGCACTCCAATTATCGAATACGCTGTATACATACATTGTAGTCTAAATTTCCTGGAATGACGGTATTGggtcaaattaatttagattataATTCGTGTAGCAATACTGAACTAAAGTCGTTTCAATTTCTTTATCACGAtttgatttataaattttgtgaacaATCAAATTCCAAAT
The sequence above is a segment of the Tribolium castaneum strain GA2 chromosome 9, icTriCast1.1, whole genome shotgun sequence genome. Coding sequences within it:
- the Cep97 gene encoding centrosomal protein of 97 kDa isoform X1 yields the protein MEEISDLSNKKLKKLAKFSPQESQVITTLILDDNELQRLDNIDSLFRLQKLSAVRNQLLRMYGVCRLHSLHTLNLAHNGILTIEGLKDLVNLKWLCLAGNSIKTIEHLNTNTNLEHLDLSENNITHINDLAFLKDLKELFLHNNKINHLRQSDRFLPTSLITLTLANNNIEDLNEISQLVHLVNLQNISIANNPCVNFGNTNIGFDYRPFVINWCLNIKTIDGYVVDAIESLRAEWLYSQGRGRHFRVGDQKDLVQYLASVCPLTGEALETEEDRKLRLILSKAQHHQQQLREQSTGSSNPSPLTRKKLHGAKHSPRLNSARATAKLKSPDRMSSSCYGNANVMENSNIMSQSLDPTILRQSVTPSKTPSEKRLDDEPVNSPLQALSKMVPVPESLMSPDYRPAPILGKTVLTSVNNKKLPQAVRSPKLGRNLQNKNKPQANDGGKSSSPSPARARKAMNHENNANKTSILRKSLSSDDESEVFVSKLQKIQIRAEEKRIMNQKDAEILNNCNSEDRVEQAAVFIQKMWRGYFTRNRNKEVQEIFRTLQTQRANQYIQQLTDDMETTKAALESERKIQMLQTEAISALWKQMSALQPNSGQSSTANMTNLSTDNVEVVKELAKTCTVLQNQIQQLQSSMQDIVKVMTVFSQTTSINPNGIATQTEIVAVHTPQGEAAKVFPFHKQTRPSSLPLPINQRKKDNVNTELQQYADNLVDGVIKTVSETRADCVGSDLTEITVTDTAKMDETQVSN
- the Cep97 gene encoding centrosomal protein of 97 kDa isoform X2 encodes the protein MEEISDLSNKKLKKLAKFSPQESQVITTLILDDNELQRLDNIDSLFRLQKELFLHNNKINHLRQSDRFLPTSLITLTLANNNIEDLNEISQLVHLVNLQNISIANNPCVNFGNTNIGFDYRPFVINWCLNIKTIDGYVVDAIESLRAEWLYSQGRGRHFRVGDQKDLVQYLASVCPLTGEALETEEDRKLRLILSKAQHHQQQLREQSTGSSNPSPLTRKKLHGAKHSPRLNSARATAKLKSPDRMSSSCYGNANVMENSNIMSQSLDPTILRQSVTPSKTPSEKRLDDEPVNSPLQALSKMVPVPESLMSPDYRPAPILGKTVLTSVNNKKLPQAVRSPKLGRNLQNKNKPQANDGGKSSSPSPARARKAMNHENNANKTSILRKSLSSDDESEVFVSKLQKIQIRAEEKRIMNQKDAEILNNCNSEDRVEQAAVFIQKMWRGYFTRNRNKEVQEIFRTLQTQRANQYIQQLTDDMETTKAALESERKIQMLQTEAISALWKQMSALQPNSGQSSTANMTNLSTDNVEVVKELAKTCTVLQNQIQQLQSSMQDIVKVMTVFSQTTSINPNGIATQTEIVAVHTPQGEAAKVFPFHKQTRPSSLPLPINQRKKDNVNTELQQYADNLVDGVIKTVSETRADCVGSDLTEITVTDTAKMDETQVSN